In the Deinococcus radiophilus genome, one interval contains:
- the modB gene encoding molybdate ABC transporter permease subunit, translating to MSELASGWQPLLLSLQVAIWATAINLVLGTAAGWWLARSRWPGRNLIDALLTLPMVLPPTVLGYYLLVLVGQGGVLGPLLSGLGIQLVFTLSGAILAATVVSFPLVFRPARAAFETSDRELEGAAWVLGLGRAATFFRVTLPLAWRALLSGLLLAFARALGEFGATLMIAGSIPGQTQTLSIGIYDAVQAGQDGLAWQLVLITSLVCMVTLLLAHWLSPPTPAGRVT from the coding sequence ATGTCGGAACTGGCGTCAGGTTGGCAACCGCTGCTGCTGTCGTTGCAGGTGGCAATCTGGGCTACGGCCATCAACTTGGTGCTGGGCACGGCGGCAGGCTGGTGGCTGGCCCGCAGCCGCTGGCCAGGGCGCAACCTGATTGACGCACTGCTGACCCTGCCGATGGTGCTACCGCCCACCGTGCTGGGCTATTATCTGCTGGTCCTGGTGGGGCAGGGTGGTGTGCTGGGACCACTGCTCTCGGGCCTGGGGATTCAGCTCGTCTTTACGCTGTCAGGGGCGATTCTGGCCGCGACTGTGGTGTCCTTTCCCCTGGTCTTCCGCCCGGCGCGGGCCGCATTCGAGACCAGCGACCGTGAGCTGGAAGGGGCGGCCTGGGTGCTGGGGCTGGGCCGGGCGGCCACCTTTTTCCGGGTCACGTTGCCGCTGGCGTGGCGGGCGCTGCTTTCGGGTCTATTGTTGGCCTTTGCGCGGGCGTTGGGAGAATTTGGAGCCACCCTAATGATTGCGGGCAGTATTCCGGGGCAGACCCAGACCCTCTCCATCGGCATTTACGACGCGGTGCAGGCAGGCCAAGATGGCCTGGCATGGCAGCTGGTACTGATCACCTCGCTGGTCTGTATGGTGACGCTGCTGCTGGCGCACTGGCTCTCGCCGCCCACGCCTGCAGGGCGGGTCACGTGA
- the modA gene encoding molybdate ABC transporter substrate-binding protein: MTAAHLFRRPLASLSLSLWLMACSAPETAPGQTESAEATAETVQTERATSAARLTLAAPSSLKEVANDLAEQYTKQHPEVAVQVTTGASGTLLQQLRQGAPIDVLLSADTKTMTQAQEADLLAGSPQTLAYNSLVLIAPAAATAPGGDDLPAALEWLAKQPRVAVGQPDSVPAGRYAQASLTDLGVWPSLQERLVYGQNVRQVLDWVARGEAGAGMVYATDAAVMADDVQTVVTLPLQTPVEYQAAVTGRAPAAAEPLLEFLNGPQAQATLEAAGFLTERPE, encoded by the coding sequence ATGACTGCTGCCCACCTTTTTCGTCGGCCTCTGGCTTCTCTCAGTCTTTCCCTGTGGCTCATGGCCTGCTCGGCTCCGGAAACAGCGCCAGGACAGACGGAAAGCGCAGAGGCGACTGCGGAAACGGTGCAGACGGAGAGGGCAACTTCAGCTGCCCGCCTGACCCTGGCCGCGCCCTCCAGCTTGAAGGAGGTGGCCAACGACCTGGCTGAGCAATACACCAAGCAGCACCCTGAGGTGGCAGTGCAGGTCACAACCGGGGCGTCGGGCACGCTGCTGCAACAGCTGCGCCAGGGCGCACCCATCGACGTGCTGCTCAGCGCCGACACCAAGACCATGACCCAGGCTCAGGAAGCGGACCTGCTGGCTGGCTCACCGCAGACCCTGGCCTACAACAGTCTGGTGCTGATCGCCCCAGCCGCGGCCACGGCCCCAGGGGGGGACGATCTTCCCGCCGCGCTGGAATGGCTGGCCAAGCAGCCGCGTGTGGCGGTGGGTCAGCCTGACAGCGTTCCTGCTGGCCGTTACGCACAGGCCTCACTGACCGATCTGGGCGTTTGGCCCAGTTTGCAAGAGCGGCTGGTCTACGGTCAGAACGTGCGGCAGGTGCTGGACTGGGTGGCCCGCGGCGAGGCCGGGGCCGGCATGGTCTACGCCACCGACGCCGCGGTGATGGCGGATGACGTGCAAACGGTGGTCACACTGCCACTCCAAACGCCTGTGGAATACCAGGCTGCTGTCACTGGCCGCGCCCCCGCCGCAGCCGAGCCACTGCTGGAATTCCTGAACGGCCCGCAGGCACAGGCCACGTTGGAGGCGGCAGGCTTTTTGACAGAGCGGCCCGAGTAA
- a CDS encoding LysR family transcriptional regulator — translation MKVSSDQLVAFSVVAELGSVSRAAEKLNLSQPTVSSQLRALQDQFGEPLYRRKAHGVSLTPAGENLLPYAHAVARSLRQVSDHIAGVQERPERVLRLGLAYSLGRRAYDLVTDAAAQRLQLQLLVGDSSTLAGAVMSGHLDAALILGPVSVPTDKLDTQPMGEDELVVALPAKHPLADLRYTPLNTLEDETFLWAVRTSSVRRQSERLLQEAGITPKSLELGSLIGVREALLDGHGVALLPREFVQRERDLGLIATLGIEAPLVGITQLLVTPPTATQGPEHRALTAFLREAGRQSKLH, via the coding sequence ATGAAAGTCAGCTCGGATCAACTGGTGGCCTTTTCGGTGGTGGCTGAACTGGGCAGCGTCAGCCGCGCCGCCGAGAAACTGAATCTCAGCCAGCCCACGGTCAGCAGCCAACTCCGCGCCCTGCAAGACCAGTTCGGCGAGCCGCTGTACCGCCGCAAGGCCCACGGCGTTAGCCTGACGCCCGCCGGTGAGAACCTGCTGCCTTATGCCCACGCGGTGGCCCGTTCGCTGCGGCAAGTCAGCGACCATATCGCCGGTGTGCAGGAGCGGCCCGAGCGGGTGTTGCGGCTAGGTCTGGCCTACTCGTTAGGCCGCCGGGCCTACGATCTGGTGACGGACGCCGCCGCTCAGCGCCTGCAACTGCAGCTCCTGGTCGGTGACTCCAGCACACTGGCGGGCGCAGTCATGAGCGGTCACCTGGACGCCGCCCTGATTCTCGGGCCAGTGTCGGTGCCTACCGACAAGCTGGACACCCAGCCGATGGGCGAGGACGAGCTGGTGGTGGCCCTGCCCGCCAAACACCCACTGGCCGACCTGCGCTACACCCCACTGAACACCCTGGAAGACGAAACTTTCTTGTGGGCAGTGCGGACCTCATCGGTACGGCGCCAGTCCGAGCGGCTGCTGCAGGAGGCGGGCATCACTCCTAAGAGCCTGGAACTGGGCAGCTTGATCGGCGTACGTGAGGCGCTGCTGGACGGACACGGCGTGGCGCTGCTCCCGCGCGAATTCGTGCAGCGCGAACGTGACCTGGGACTCATCGCCACCCTAGGCATTGAAGCCCCACTGGTGGGCATCACCCAGCTTTTGGTCACTCCACCCACGGCGACCCAGGGACCGGAACACCGCGCCCTGACGGCCTTTCTACGCGAGGCGGGGCGTCAGTCTAAGCTGCACTGA
- a CDS encoding MarR family winged helix-turn-helix transcriptional regulator, with protein MSLDSPAATSLTDQLHDEQILRFLGGLWQLNRRLKSDILPLLTPLNLDLRLYFILLNIRRGQVHPKAIAENLDFPASLLSRYLEQLRTSGYIERQLDPADSRRIRLELTPAGVQVLEDAINAIKLRASERLQHLDPARLDALLEAIELLSDLDLQPQDAESNKSPFPKPSEEPV; from the coding sequence ATGTCTCTTGATTCCCCTGCTGCCACGTCTCTTACGGATCAGCTGCATGACGAGCAGATCCTGCGTTTTCTGGGCGGGCTGTGGCAGCTCAACCGCCGTCTCAAGTCCGACATCTTGCCGCTGCTGACACCCCTGAACCTGGATCTGCGGCTGTATTTCATCCTGCTGAACATCCGGCGTGGTCAGGTGCATCCCAAGGCCATCGCTGAAAATCTCGACTTTCCGGCCAGCCTGCTCAGTCGCTATCTGGAACAGTTGCGCACCTCAGGCTATATCGAGCGCCAACTGGACCCCGCCGACTCCCGGCGTATCCGGCTGGAGCTGACTCCAGCAGGCGTTCAAGTCCTGGAAGACGCCATCAACGCCATCAAGCTCCGGGCCAGCGAGCGCCTACAACACCTGGACCCGGCGCGGCTGGACGCCCTGCTGGAAGCCATCGAACTCCTCTCCGATCTGGACTTGCAGCCTCAGGACGCCGAGTCGAACAAATCTCCTTTCCCCAAACCCTCCGAGGAGCCCGTATGA
- a CDS encoding MDR family MFS transporter, translating into MTALTETETRPTAPDLLPHYTEAERRTTLTGLMVVFLLAALSQNVVGTAMPRIIEDLHGFNLYAWVTTAYLLASTVMVPIYGKLSDLYGRKPVLIFGIVVFLLGSALCGLAGEPWMGNVLGGGMNQLIAFRAVAGFGGAALFTTAFTILADMFDPAERAKFGGLFGAIFGLSAVVGPVIGGFLTDTLSWRWTFYVNLPLGLFALFLIAAKMPRVGQRTGGKIDFWGAALILGATVPLLLALTWGGVTYPWTSPTILGLLGGALVSLLAFLYAETRASDPIIPLSLFRIPMFSTGNLASFVVGMAFFGVVMFLPLYMQMVLGVSPTASGMSMLPLMAGLMGSSILAGNLVAKSGNYKPWMIGGGILLVLGMWTLTGLHADSTLPDLYWRMFLVGLGLGPSQSLFTLAIQNAVPVRELGVATSSSQFFRQIGSTIGAAVFGTLLMNNLHTELPRHLPQMPGAQMDASNIDLGALRAAGSGQGGPGEKIKQAFSEQYTLIERALDGDAAAVRQVQANTQLPEELRTLATGGLQAQVHEKLSTQAAAIQSALAQGEPGREALLNRADTPEAFKTQLRELPAQALATPAAAQATAQQVSAGVLASEPQVYAQAKAQTLSTLKTQLDKEGSRLANEVNTGLKEGFTAAMTRMFGSAIWFAALGLLITLFVPVLPLVSRRSPAAGDTTNPDAPAVPN; encoded by the coding sequence ATGACTGCACTGACCGAAACCGAAACTCGACCCACGGCGCCTGACCTGCTGCCGCACTACACCGAGGCCGAGCGCCGAACCACCCTCACTGGCCTGATGGTGGTCTTTTTGCTGGCGGCCCTCAGTCAGAACGTGGTGGGCACCGCCATGCCGCGCATCATTGAGGACCTGCACGGCTTTAACCTCTACGCTTGGGTCACCACCGCCTACCTGCTGGCCAGTACGGTGATGGTGCCGATCTACGGCAAGCTTTCAGACCTGTACGGGCGCAAGCCAGTCCTCATCTTCGGGATCGTGGTCTTTTTGCTGGGTAGCGCCCTGTGCGGTCTGGCCGGTGAACCCTGGATGGGCAATGTCCTGGGCGGCGGCATGAATCAGCTGATCGCTTTCCGGGCGGTGGCTGGCTTCGGTGGCGCCGCGCTGTTTACCACAGCTTTTACCATCCTGGCTGACATGTTCGATCCTGCGGAGCGGGCCAAGTTCGGTGGCCTGTTCGGCGCTATTTTCGGCCTGAGTGCGGTGGTCGGCCCGGTGATTGGCGGATTCCTGACCGATACGCTGTCCTGGCGCTGGACCTTTTACGTCAACCTGCCGCTGGGCCTGTTTGCCCTGTTCCTGATCGCGGCCAAGATGCCGCGCGTCGGTCAGCGCACCGGGGGCAAGATCGACTTCTGGGGTGCCGCACTGATCCTGGGCGCGACGGTGCCGCTGCTGCTGGCCCTGACCTGGGGTGGCGTGACCTACCCCTGGACCAGCCCCACCATTCTGGGCCTGCTGGGTGGTGCTCTGGTCAGCCTGCTGGCCTTCTTGTATGCCGAAACGCGCGCCTCCGATCCCATCATTCCGCTGAGCCTGTTCCGCATTCCGATGTTCAGCACTGGCAACCTGGCCTCGTTTGTCGTCGGCATGGCCTTTTTCGGGGTGGTGATGTTCCTGCCGCTGTACATGCAGATGGTGCTGGGCGTATCGCCCACGGCCAGCGGGATGAGCATGCTGCCGCTGATGGCGGGCCTGATGGGTTCTAGTATTCTGGCGGGCAACCTGGTCGCCAAAAGTGGCAACTACAAGCCCTGGATGATCGGCGGGGGCATCCTGCTCGTGCTGGGCATGTGGACCCTGACCGGCCTGCACGCTGACTCGACCCTGCCCGACCTGTACTGGCGGATGTTCCTGGTGGGCCTGGGCCTCGGCCCGTCGCAGAGCCTCTTTACCCTTGCCATTCAGAATGCTGTCCCTGTACGTGAACTGGGCGTGGCCACCTCGTCCAGCCAGTTCTTCCGCCAGATCGGCTCGACCATCGGGGCCGCTGTGTTCGGCACCTTGCTGATGAACAACCTGCATACCGAACTGCCCCGCCATCTGCCGCAGATGCCCGGTGCACAGATGGACGCCAGCAACATTGACCTTGGTGCGCTGCGGGCGGCAGGCAGCGGTCAGGGCGGCCCCGGAGAAAAAATCAAACAGGCCTTCTCTGAGCAGTACACCCTGATTGAGCGGGCACTGGACGGCGACGCCGCCGCAGTGCGGCAGGTTCAGGCCAACACGCAACTGCCTGAAGAGCTGCGCACGCTGGCGACCGGCGGCTTGCAGGCGCAGGTGCATGAAAAGCTGAGCACTCAGGCTGCAGCGATTCAGTCGGCACTGGCCCAGGGTGAGCCGGGCCGTGAAGCCCTGCTGAACCGGGCGGACACTCCGGAAGCCTTCAAGACCCAACTGCGGGAACTCCCGGCGCAGGCGCTGGCGACTCCGGCTGCGGCGCAGGCCACCGCACAGCAGGTTTCAGCCGGCGTCCTGGCCAGTGAGCCACAGGTCTATGCCCAGGCCAAAGCACAGACCCTGAGCACCCTCAAGACGCAGCTGGATAAAGAAGGGAGCCGTTTGGCAAACGAAGTGAATACCGGCCTCAAAGAAGGCTTTACGGCGGCCATGACCCGTATGTTCGGCAGCGCGATTTGGTTCGCAGCTCTGGGTCTGCTGATCACGTTGTTCGTGCCAGTTCTGCCCCTGGTCAGCCGCCGCTCTCCCGCTGCAGGGGACACCACCAACCCCGACGCACCCGCTGTCCCCAACTGA
- a CDS encoding NAD(P)/FAD-dependent oxidoreductase, which produces MNTSISRERIVIVGGGAGGISLASRLLRDGVKAQITVIDPAEVHFYQPYWTLVGGGVVQALDSAKLMKDVMPSGVEWLREAVVDLQAAKKQLTTDAGRIVEFDYLVLAPGIQIDWDKIPGFRETLGKGGVCSIYDFRQAEKTWEMVRTFRGGHAIFNGAATPIKCGGAPMKIMFLSEETFRENGVRGRTPVKFKTPGGVIFGVKEYADALTKVVRERDIQTEFGHTLQRIEPMTKEATFTVQKPGGSQETYTERYDLMHVTPHMSAPDWIKRSDVAVADGPLKGWVKVDAHTLQSPDFPYVFALGDAAGLPGHPKTGAAVRKQYPVVAKNLQTVMKGFPPTNFYDGYSSCPIVTGRSKLILAEFVYGNRIKSSFPSFMPSDTERYDSWLLKRYGLAPMYWYGMLKGLV; this is translated from the coding sequence ATGAACACTTCAATATCACGCGAACGAATTGTGATTGTGGGGGGCGGAGCCGGAGGCATCAGCCTGGCCTCGCGCCTGCTCCGTGATGGGGTCAAGGCCCAGATCACCGTGATTGATCCTGCCGAGGTGCATTTTTATCAGCCGTACTGGACGCTGGTGGGCGGCGGGGTCGTTCAGGCCCTGGACAGCGCCAAGCTCATGAAAGACGTGATGCCCAGCGGGGTGGAGTGGCTGCGCGAGGCTGTGGTGGACCTTCAGGCGGCCAAAAAGCAGCTGACCACCGACGCTGGACGCATTGTAGAGTTCGACTACTTGGTGCTGGCTCCCGGCATTCAGATCGACTGGGACAAGATTCCTGGGTTCCGCGAAACACTGGGTAAAGGCGGCGTGTGTTCTATCTACGATTTCCGGCAGGCTGAGAAAACATGGGAGATGGTCCGCACCTTCCGGGGCGGTCACGCCATCTTCAACGGGGCTGCGACCCCGATCAAGTGTGGCGGCGCTCCAATGAAGATCATGTTTCTGTCGGAAGAAACCTTCCGCGAGAACGGCGTGCGTGGCCGGACGCCGGTCAAGTTCAAGACCCCGGGTGGAGTGATATTCGGCGTGAAGGAATATGCCGACGCCCTCACCAAAGTGGTGCGTGAGCGTGACATCCAGACTGAGTTTGGGCACACTTTGCAGCGCATTGAGCCGATGACCAAAGAGGCGACCTTCACCGTCCAGAAGCCCGGCGGCAGCCAGGAAACCTACACCGAGCGGTACGACCTGATGCACGTTACACCGCACATGAGCGCCCCGGACTGGATCAAGCGCTCGGATGTCGCCGTGGCCGACGGGCCACTCAAGGGCTGGGTCAAGGTAGACGCCCACACCCTGCAAAGCCCCGATTTTCCGTATGTCTTCGCGCTGGGTGACGCGGCGGGTCTGCCGGGCCATCCCAAGACCGGAGCCGCTGTCCGCAAGCAGTACCCGGTGGTCGCCAAGAACCTGCAAACGGTGATGAAGGGCTTTCCTCCGACCAACTTTTATGACGGCTACTCCAGCTGCCCGATCGTCACCGGGCGCAGCAAATTAATTCTGGCGGAGTTCGTGTATGGCAACCGCATCAAATCCAGCTTTCCTAGCTTCATGCCTTCCGACACAGAACGCTACGACTCGTGGCTGCTCAAGCGCTACGGCCTCGCACCGATGTACTGGTACGGCATGTTGAAAGGCCTGGTCTGA
- a CDS encoding GGDEF domain-containing protein translates to MEGFRVPLPLALISVAVHVYMLLIASVPPPVIYTQVVGIIGLIISLVNLYIVLTERGTIRTMGLLTVVLAALWLGRSMLVQLINGGTVPAGDLISVAVLAALAFALTPFHIAAVVSGLAFLGLCMVAGLTGGAPLPDLINLAALLITMSLISESGHRVISEIGHSEKLEYLATKDGITGLLNRVTVEQKLEERLLSPEHSGVLLLMDLDHFKQVNDQHGHQKGDQALIYAAHVLSSVAGPHDLVGRWGGEEFIMLLDGATVPEAQQRAGRIQKNLRLSPAAGLPPLSVSGGGVHTGELPGQMLSALIRRADERLYAAKNAGRCRFDWADQKREFTLPSGPQDPASTSSLCADNDL, encoded by the coding sequence GTGGAAGGATTTCGCGTACCACTACCGCTGGCACTGATCTCGGTAGCGGTGCATGTCTACATGTTGCTGATCGCCTCGGTGCCCCCGCCCGTCATCTATACGCAGGTGGTAGGGATTATTGGACTGATAATCAGTCTGGTGAATCTGTACATCGTACTGACCGAACGGGGTACCATCCGGACAATGGGGCTGCTGACCGTTGTGCTGGCTGCCCTATGGCTAGGACGCTCCATGCTCGTGCAACTGATCAACGGCGGCACGGTTCCTGCAGGGGATCTGATCAGTGTGGCAGTGCTGGCAGCGTTAGCCTTCGCTTTAACACCGTTCCACATCGCGGCAGTCGTTTCAGGGCTGGCATTTCTTGGCCTTTGTATGGTGGCAGGCCTCACTGGCGGCGCTCCACTGCCTGACTTGATCAACCTGGCCGCCTTGCTCATCACCATGAGCCTGATTTCCGAAAGTGGCCACCGGGTGATCAGCGAAATTGGACACTCAGAAAAGCTGGAATACCTGGCCACCAAAGACGGCATAACTGGACTCCTGAACCGGGTGACGGTCGAGCAAAAGCTTGAGGAGCGGCTGCTGTCCCCAGAACACAGTGGCGTCCTGCTCCTGATGGACCTGGATCATTTCAAGCAGGTCAATGACCAGCACGGGCATCAAAAGGGAGACCAGGCCCTAATCTATGCCGCGCACGTGCTGAGCAGCGTCGCTGGCCCACATGACTTGGTTGGGCGTTGGGGCGGCGAGGAATTTATCATGCTGCTGGACGGCGCGACTGTCCCAGAAGCCCAGCAACGGGCCGGGCGGATTCAGAAGAACCTGCGACTCTCCCCTGCCGCTGGCCTTCCGCCGCTTTCGGTCAGCGGAGGCGGGGTTCACACCGGCGAACTGCCGGGGCAGATGTTATCGGCGCTGATTCGCCGCGCAGATGAGCGACTGTACGCCGCCAAAAATGCAGGTCGCTGCCGTTTTGACTGGGCAGACCAGAAGCGGGAGTTTACCCTGCCCAGTGGTCCCCAGGACCCCGCATCAACAAGCAGTCTTTGCGCTGATAACGACCTGTGA
- a CDS encoding transposase — protein sequence MGKQRKTWSPELKEQIVLAVLSGEHTIAEAAREYEVSESLIHTWRAQFLEAGRARLQGARPDAAQKKLKKEVQQLKAIIADKELSLYIAKKIRGL from the coding sequence ATGGGAAAACAGCGCAAAACTTGGTCACCTGAACTCAAGGAACAGATTGTTCTGGCTGTCCTGAGCGGGGAGCACACCATCGCAGAAGCTGCTCGTGAATACGAGGTCAGCGAGAGCTTGATTCACACCTGGCGTGCCCAGTTTCTGGAAGCGGGCCGTGCCCGCCTCCAGGGAGCCAGGCCGGATGCGGCTCAAAAGAAGCTGAAGAAGGAAGTCCAGCAGCTCAAGGCCATCATTGCGGATAAGGAATTGTCGCTCTACATCGCAAAAAAAATCCGGGGTCTCTGA